From Cherax quadricarinatus isolate ZL_2023a chromosome 56, ASM3850222v1, whole genome shotgun sequence, a single genomic window includes:
- the LOC128700637 gene encoding dentin sialophosphoprotein-like isoform X3: protein MNVFLCVNQRFNGKLKAKHSRSSNDCSQKLNKAKRKKVSLTNNKQSETWPPSPHGHNLPDIIPTGEYEFNRIKSSTPVEKPAFKRKLWNASDLFSEKSVSPVQESENCPTVSKRFAIIQRGKCDKRETKQRGHVSCSKQGEFSWQSDRDQSGENVDEKGKQSGDSADKKGIYEEPKKKKKFECDKYLEDDIGKKIKAKNHCTKCSANSNTKQDKFEKQDKEEEVEEENGGLFKKQVEYEEQGDDYEDENEEKCDNVNKKQSKKKCIFKKCNTDGDSEEPNNKDGEYMEQEDTNSNYEHPSGKDGKNREFCNKDGTDGNNELNNECDVQVQDDTIVDDELYNKDANYEEVYNGGDDEEHSNKGSDYEEVYNGGDEECCSKDAEYEESCNGDKEPYNKDADFEIYNGDEEHCIKNVDYKGYSGGGDEEPCNKDVEYEDYNSGGEEHCNKNADYEEGYNDGEEEHCNKNADYEEGYNDGEEEHCNKNADYEEGYNDGEEEHCNKNADYEEGYNDGEEEHCNKNADYEEGYNDGEEEHCNKNADYEEGYNDGEEEHCNKNADHEQDYNGGGGDESCNKDADYEGYNGNEDEHCSKDADYEGYNGGGCDEPCNKDAGNETDTFLDDKHKEPDNHKGEYKEKDNIAEYERSSDGEYEPWEDDDCGNQNNDGEFDNDDGNKECDKNNNSECEDQDNSDDECENQDINSEYEDEKGDCEEPKKNDGNLGSENDELNNNEHQDNDDYEEQDYDEGDNAEDGENDDFDNQNNGYEQGESYEDNDKQYDSGDSEEQGSEARKEHSKDSEDEGDSKDACENQEINHVEYKDDDKGDYEESKENDENRGSENVEQYNNSEYKDNGEYHEEQDFDDEKDNAENEEHDFEKQNNEHGENYEDNDKQYESGVYEEQGNEDRKEYGKDSKYKVQDHKIAYKKQSDFVGECEKGDNEDCVKSCTLHVKGGYSDHRKQEQCCFEYERQNDHMQHNYKLKIKDNNDKDGMYKDGSDSENGKQGSNKGGLRRHSDNQEQGDSETDEQSCCMCEGSAYDADSEDEEYSDNVQDHKVNLDVSGVFKYEGEASFEGDQEKRKSEDFTVLKNILKTDKNIHGSNVAVKLEKNKKQCDLNEITGESKDEKCTIKVDNQAVEIDDSKYQYISRYKHRGQGDLTSACELSKNGKQVDQVRCEVISESEPEMLDESYSDSLSALGIPMHKSLRNSPELFKSFRDERDILRSNTSCKNNKDLSGYVSPTDAYFVSGCVSPVGKHLDRSNYPSDHEHTALYRFSSRHLKKYREEEKSKPSASSSCKEDTVKVNVSISKSHLRQELCLPIKKNRPSSPDSGENDVSQEIQLKYNEL, encoded by the coding sequence GTGAATATGAGTTCAATAGGATAAAATCATCAACACCAGTGGAGAAACCAGCATTTAAAAGAAAACTTTGGAATGCTTCTGATTTATTTAGTGAGAAGAGTGTAAGTCCAGTCCAAGAGAGTGAAAACTGTCCTACAGTTTCCAAAAGATTTGCCATTATTCAAAGAGGTAAATGTGACAAGAGAGAAACCAAACAGAGAGGACATGTGTCATGTTCAAAACAGGGAGAGTTTTCTTGGCAAAGTGATAGAGATCAAAGTGGTGAAAATGTAGATGAGAAAGGTAAACAAAGTGGTGATAGTGCAGATAAGAAAGGTATATATgaagaaccaaaaaaaaaaaaaaaatttgaatgtGATAAATATCTTGAAGATGACAtaggaaaaaaaattaaagcaAAAAATCACTGTACAAAATGTAGTGCTAACAGTAACACTAAACAAGATAAGTTTGAAAAACAGGATAAGGAAGAGGAAGTGGAAGAAGAGAATGGTGGTTTATTTAAAAAACAAGTTGAATATGAAGAACAGGGTGATGATTATGAAGATGAAAATGAAGAAAAGTGTGATAATGTGAATAAAAAACAAAGtaagaaaaaatgtatctttaagaAGTGTAatactgatggtgatagtgaagaACCCAATAACAAAGATGGAGAGTATATGGAACAGGAAGATActaatagtaattatgaacatcCCAGTGGCAAAGATGGCAAGAACAGAGAATTTTGCAATAAAGATGGTACTGATGGCAATAATGAACTAAATAATGAATGTGATGTACAGGTACAAGATGATACCATTGTTGATGATGAACTCTATAATAAAGATGCAAATTATGAAGAGGTatataatggtggtgatgatgaagaACATAGTAATAAAGGTTCAGATTATGAAGAAGTTTATAATGGGGGTGATGAAGAATGTTGCAGTAAAGATGCAGAGTATGAAGAGAGTTGtaatggagacaaagaaccttaTAATAAAGATGCAGATTTTGAAATTTATAATGGTGATGAAGAACATTGTATTAAAAATGTAGATTATaaaggttatagtggtggtggtgatgaagaacCCTGTAATAAAGATGTGGAGTATGAAGattataatagtggtggtgaagaacATTGTAATAAAAATGCAGATTATGAAGAGGGTTATAATGATGGTGAAGAAGAACATTGTAATAAAAATGCAGATTATGAAGAGGGTTATAATGATGGTGAAGAAGAACATTGTAATAAAAATGCAGATTATGAAGAGGGTTATAATGATGGTGAAGAAGAACATTGTAATAAAAATGCAGATTATGAAGAGGGTTATAATGATGGTGAAGAAGAACATTGTAATAAAAATGCAGATTATGAAGAGGGTTATAATGATGGTGAAGAAGAACATTGTAATAAAAATGCAGATTATGAAGAGGGTTATAATGATGGTGAAGAAGAACATTGTAATAAAAATGCAGATCATGAACAAGattataatggtggtggtggtgatgagtcctGTAATAAAGATGCAGATTATGAAGGTTATAATGGTAATGAAGATGAGCACTGCAGTAAAGATGCAGATTATGAAggttataatggtggtggttgtgatgagccCTGTAATAAAGATGCAGGTAATGAGACAGATACGTTTCTTGACGATAAGCACAAAGAACCGGATAATCATAAAGGTGAATATAAAGAAAAGGACAATATTGCTGAATATGAACGCAGCAGTGATGGTGAATATGAACCTTGGGAAGATGATGACTGTGGAAATCAAAATAATGATGGTGAATTTGACAATGACGATGGTAATAAAGAatgtgataaaaataataattctgAATGTGAAGATCAAGATAACAGTGATGATGAGTGTGAAAATCAAGATATTAATAGTGAATATGAAGATGAGAAGGGTGATTGTGAAGAACCAAAAAAGAATGATGGAAATCTAGGCAGTGAAAATGATGAGCTAAATAATAATGAACATCAAGATAATGACGATTATGAAGAACAAGATTATGATGAAGGGGATAATGCTGAAGATGGAGAGAATGATGATTTTGATAACCAAAATAATGGGTATGAACAAGGTGAAAGTTATGAAGATAATGACAAACAGTATGACAGTGGAGACTCTGAAGAACAAGGCAGTGAAGCTAGAAAAGaacatagtaaagatagtgaggATGAAGGTGACAGTAAAGATGCATGTGAAAATCAAGAAATTAATCATGTTGAGTATAAAGATGATGACAAGGGTGATTATGAAGAATCAAAAGAGAATGATGAAAATCGAGGCAGTGAAAATGTTGAGCAATATAATAACAGTGAATATAAAGATAATGGTGAGTATCATGAAGAACAAGATTTTGATGATGAAAAGGATAATGCTGAAAATGAGGAGCATGATTTTGAAAAACAAAATAATGAGCATGGTGAAAATTATGAAGATAATGACAaacagtatgaaagtggagtcTATGAAGAACAAGGTAATGAAGACAGAAAAGAATATGGAAAAGATAGCAAGTATAAAGTACAAGATCATAAAATAGCATATAAAAAACAAAGTGATTTTGTTGGAGAATGTGAAAAAGGTGATAATGAAGACTGTGTAAAAAGTTGTACCTTACATGTAAAAGGTGGCTATAGTGACCACAGAAAGCAAGAGCAATGTTGTTTTGAATATGAGAGACAGAATGATCACATGCAACATAATTACAAATTAAAAATCAAAGACAATAATGATAAGGATGGGATGTATaaagatggtagtgatagtgagaatGGGAAACAAGGTAGTAACAAAGGTGGACTGAGAAGACACAGTGATAATCAAGAACAAGGTGATAGTGAGACTGATGAGCAAAGCTGCTGCATGTGTGAAGGATCTGCTTATGATGCTGACAGTGAAGACGAAGAATATAGTGATAATGTACAGGACCATAAAGTTAATCTTGATGTCTCTGGAGTATTTAAATATGAGGGAGAAGCTAGCTTTGAAGGTGACCAGGAAAAGAGGAAATCTGAAGATTTTACTGTTCTTAAAAATATCCTTAAAACAGATAAAAATATTCATGGCAGTAATGTTGCTGTTAAACTGGAAAAAAATAAGAAACAATGTGACCTTAATGAAATTACTGGAGAAAGCAAAGATGAAAAGTGTACTATTAAAGTAGACAATCAGGCAGTTGAAATTGATGATAGCAAATATCAATATATCAGCAGGTATAAGCATAGAGGACAAGGTGATCTTACAAGTGCCTGTGAATTGAGTAAAAATGGAAAACAAGTTGATCAGGTAAGATGCGAAGTTATATCAGAAAGTGAACCTGAGATGTTAGATGAATCTTACAGTGACTCATTATCTGCACTTGGCATTCCTATGCATAAATCACTGAGAAATAGTCCAGAGTTATTCAAATCATTTAGAGATGAGCGGGATATTCTCAGAAGTAATACATCATGCAAGAATAATAAAGATTTATCTGGTTATGTCTCACCAACTGATGCATATTTTGTATCTGGATGTGTATCACCAGTAGGTAAACACCTGGATCGTTCAAATTATCCGAGTGATCATGAGCATACAGCTCTCTACAGGTTCAGTTCTAGACACTTAAAGAAGtatagagaagaagaaaaatcaAAACCCTCTGCTTCCAGTTCTTGTAAAGAGGACACTGTAAAAGTAAATGTATCAATTTCTAAATCTCATCTCAGACAAGAACTTTGCTtaccaataaaaaaaaatagacctTCCTCACCAGATTCAGGTGAGAATGATGTAAGTCAGGAAATTCAACTAAAATATAATGAGCTTTAA
- the LOC128700637 gene encoding myb-like protein X isoform X2 has translation MVDIDPDYKKYMWLNDIATSPEKISITHLREAVDSAHQALDMDLQCRRKTFAFVVRFNGKLKAKHSRSSNDCSQKLNKAKRKKVSLTNNKQSETWPPSPHGHNLPDIIPTGEYEFNRIKSSTPVEKPAFKRKLWNASDLFSEKSVSPVQESENCPTVSKRFAIIQRGKCDKRETKQRGHVSCSKQGEFSWQSDRDQSGENVDEKGKQSGDSADKKGIYEEPKKKKKFECDKYLEDDIGKKIKAKNHCTKCSANSNTKQDKFEKQDKEEEVEEENGGLFKKQVEYEEQGDDYEDENEEKCDNVNKKQSKKKCIFKKCNTDGDSEEPNNKDGEYMEQEDTNSNYEHPSGKDGKNREFCNKDGTDGNNELNNECDVQVQDDTIVDDELYNKDANYEEVYNGGDDEEHSNKGSDYEEVYNGGDEECCSKDAEYEESCNGDKEPYNKDADFEIYNGDEEHCIKNVDYKGYSGGGDEEPCNKDVEYEDYNSGGEEHCNKNADYEEGYNDGEEEHCNKNADYEEGYNDGEEEHCNKNADYEEGYNDGEEEHCNKNADYEEGYNDGEEEHCNKNADYEEGYNDGEEEHCNKNADYEEGYNDGEEEHCNKNADHEQDYNGGGGDESCNKDADYEGYNGNEDEHCSKDADYEGYNGGGCDEPCNKDAGNETDTFLDDKHKEPDNHKGEYKEKDNIAEYERSSDGEYEPWEDDDCGNQNNDGEFDNDDGNKECDKNNNSECEDQDNSDDECENQDINSEYEDEKGDCEEPKKNDGNLGSENDELNNNEHQDNDDYEEQDYDEGDNAEDGENDDFDNQNNGYEQGESYEDNDKQYDSGDSEEQGSEARKEHSKDSEDEGDSKDACENQEINHVEYKDDDKGDYEESKENDENRGSENVEQYNNSEYKDNGEYHEEQDFDDEKDNAENEEHDFEKQNNEHGENYEDNDKQYESGVYEEQGNEDRKEYGKDSKYKVQDHKIAYKKQSDFVGECEKGDNEDCVKSCTLHVKGGYSDHRKQEQCCFEYERQNDHMQHNYKLKIKDNNDKDGMYKDGSDSENGKQGSNKGGLRRHSDNQEQGDSETDEQSCCMCEGSAYDADSEDEEYSDNVQDHKVNLDVSGVFKYEGEASFEGDQEKRKSEDFTVLKNILKTDKNIHGSNVAVKLEKNKKQCDLNEITGESKDEKCTIKVDNQAVEIDDSKYQYISRYKHRGQGDLTSACELSKNGKQVDQVRCEVISESEPEMLDESYSDSLSALGIPMHKSLRNSPELFKSFRDERDILRSNTSCKNNKDLSGYVSPTDAYFVSGCVSPVGKHLDRSNYPSDHEHTALYRFSSRHLKKYREEEKSKPSASSSCKEDTVKVNVSISKSHLRQELCLPIKKNRPSSPDSGENDVSQEIQLKYNEL, from the coding sequence GTGAATATGAGTTCAATAGGATAAAATCATCAACACCAGTGGAGAAACCAGCATTTAAAAGAAAACTTTGGAATGCTTCTGATTTATTTAGTGAGAAGAGTGTAAGTCCAGTCCAAGAGAGTGAAAACTGTCCTACAGTTTCCAAAAGATTTGCCATTATTCAAAGAGGTAAATGTGACAAGAGAGAAACCAAACAGAGAGGACATGTGTCATGTTCAAAACAGGGAGAGTTTTCTTGGCAAAGTGATAGAGATCAAAGTGGTGAAAATGTAGATGAGAAAGGTAAACAAAGTGGTGATAGTGCAGATAAGAAAGGTATATATgaagaaccaaaaaaaaaaaaaaaatttgaatgtGATAAATATCTTGAAGATGACAtaggaaaaaaaattaaagcaAAAAATCACTGTACAAAATGTAGTGCTAACAGTAACACTAAACAAGATAAGTTTGAAAAACAGGATAAGGAAGAGGAAGTGGAAGAAGAGAATGGTGGTTTATTTAAAAAACAAGTTGAATATGAAGAACAGGGTGATGATTATGAAGATGAAAATGAAGAAAAGTGTGATAATGTGAATAAAAAACAAAGtaagaaaaaatgtatctttaagaAGTGTAatactgatggtgatagtgaagaACCCAATAACAAAGATGGAGAGTATATGGAACAGGAAGATActaatagtaattatgaacatcCCAGTGGCAAAGATGGCAAGAACAGAGAATTTTGCAATAAAGATGGTACTGATGGCAATAATGAACTAAATAATGAATGTGATGTACAGGTACAAGATGATACCATTGTTGATGATGAACTCTATAATAAAGATGCAAATTATGAAGAGGTatataatggtggtgatgatgaagaACATAGTAATAAAGGTTCAGATTATGAAGAAGTTTATAATGGGGGTGATGAAGAATGTTGCAGTAAAGATGCAGAGTATGAAGAGAGTTGtaatggagacaaagaaccttaTAATAAAGATGCAGATTTTGAAATTTATAATGGTGATGAAGAACATTGTATTAAAAATGTAGATTATaaaggttatagtggtggtggtgatgaagaacCCTGTAATAAAGATGTGGAGTATGAAGattataatagtggtggtgaagaacATTGTAATAAAAATGCAGATTATGAAGAGGGTTATAATGATGGTGAAGAAGAACATTGTAATAAAAATGCAGATTATGAAGAGGGTTATAATGATGGTGAAGAAGAACATTGTAATAAAAATGCAGATTATGAAGAGGGTTATAATGATGGTGAAGAAGAACATTGTAATAAAAATGCAGATTATGAAGAGGGTTATAATGATGGTGAAGAAGAACATTGTAATAAAAATGCAGATTATGAAGAGGGTTATAATGATGGTGAAGAAGAACATTGTAATAAAAATGCAGATTATGAAGAGGGTTATAATGATGGTGAAGAAGAACATTGTAATAAAAATGCAGATCATGAACAAGattataatggtggtggtggtgatgagtcctGTAATAAAGATGCAGATTATGAAGGTTATAATGGTAATGAAGATGAGCACTGCAGTAAAGATGCAGATTATGAAggttataatggtggtggttgtgatgagccCTGTAATAAAGATGCAGGTAATGAGACAGATACGTTTCTTGACGATAAGCACAAAGAACCGGATAATCATAAAGGTGAATATAAAGAAAAGGACAATATTGCTGAATATGAACGCAGCAGTGATGGTGAATATGAACCTTGGGAAGATGATGACTGTGGAAATCAAAATAATGATGGTGAATTTGACAATGACGATGGTAATAAAGAatgtgataaaaataataattctgAATGTGAAGATCAAGATAACAGTGATGATGAGTGTGAAAATCAAGATATTAATAGTGAATATGAAGATGAGAAGGGTGATTGTGAAGAACCAAAAAAGAATGATGGAAATCTAGGCAGTGAAAATGATGAGCTAAATAATAATGAACATCAAGATAATGACGATTATGAAGAACAAGATTATGATGAAGGGGATAATGCTGAAGATGGAGAGAATGATGATTTTGATAACCAAAATAATGGGTATGAACAAGGTGAAAGTTATGAAGATAATGACAAACAGTATGACAGTGGAGACTCTGAAGAACAAGGCAGTGAAGCTAGAAAAGaacatagtaaagatagtgaggATGAAGGTGACAGTAAAGATGCATGTGAAAATCAAGAAATTAATCATGTTGAGTATAAAGATGATGACAAGGGTGATTATGAAGAATCAAAAGAGAATGATGAAAATCGAGGCAGTGAAAATGTTGAGCAATATAATAACAGTGAATATAAAGATAATGGTGAGTATCATGAAGAACAAGATTTTGATGATGAAAAGGATAATGCTGAAAATGAGGAGCATGATTTTGAAAAACAAAATAATGAGCATGGTGAAAATTATGAAGATAATGACAaacagtatgaaagtggagtcTATGAAGAACAAGGTAATGAAGACAGAAAAGAATATGGAAAAGATAGCAAGTATAAAGTACAAGATCATAAAATAGCATATAAAAAACAAAGTGATTTTGTTGGAGAATGTGAAAAAGGTGATAATGAAGACTGTGTAAAAAGTTGTACCTTACATGTAAAAGGTGGCTATAGTGACCACAGAAAGCAAGAGCAATGTTGTTTTGAATATGAGAGACAGAATGATCACATGCAACATAATTACAAATTAAAAATCAAAGACAATAATGATAAGGATGGGATGTATaaagatggtagtgatagtgagaatGGGAAACAAGGTAGTAACAAAGGTGGACTGAGAAGACACAGTGATAATCAAGAACAAGGTGATAGTGAGACTGATGAGCAAAGCTGCTGCATGTGTGAAGGATCTGCTTATGATGCTGACAGTGAAGACGAAGAATATAGTGATAATGTACAGGACCATAAAGTTAATCTTGATGTCTCTGGAGTATTTAAATATGAGGGAGAAGCTAGCTTTGAAGGTGACCAGGAAAAGAGGAAATCTGAAGATTTTACTGTTCTTAAAAATATCCTTAAAACAGATAAAAATATTCATGGCAGTAATGTTGCTGTTAAACTGGAAAAAAATAAGAAACAATGTGACCTTAATGAAATTACTGGAGAAAGCAAAGATGAAAAGTGTACTATTAAAGTAGACAATCAGGCAGTTGAAATTGATGATAGCAAATATCAATATATCAGCAGGTATAAGCATAGAGGACAAGGTGATCTTACAAGTGCCTGTGAATTGAGTAAAAATGGAAAACAAGTTGATCAGGTAAGATGCGAAGTTATATCAGAAAGTGAACCTGAGATGTTAGATGAATCTTACAGTGACTCATTATCTGCACTTGGCATTCCTATGCATAAATCACTGAGAAATAGTCCAGAGTTATTCAAATCATTTAGAGATGAGCGGGATATTCTCAGAAGTAATACATCATGCAAGAATAATAAAGATTTATCTGGTTATGTCTCACCAACTGATGCATATTTTGTATCTGGATGTGTATCACCAGTAGGTAAACACCTGGATCGTTCAAATTATCCGAGTGATCATGAGCATACAGCTCTCTACAGGTTCAGTTCTAGACACTTAAAGAAGtatagagaagaagaaaaatcaAAACCCTCTGCTTCCAGTTCTTGTAAAGAGGACACTGTAAAAGTAAATGTATCAATTTCTAAATCTCATCTCAGACAAGAACTTTGCTtaccaataaaaaaaaatagacctTCCTCACCAGATTCAGGTGAGAATGATGTAAGTCAGGAAATTCAACTAAAATATAATGAGCTTTAA